Proteins from one Setaria italica strain Yugu1 chromosome V, Setaria_italica_v2.0, whole genome shotgun sequence genomic window:
- the LOC101766116 gene encoding protein LURP-one-related 5-like: MAIVGAEYCDPEERVLTVRKTSHFSPGDGFAAYDSRTGGLAFRADTYGRGHGGGAASSGELALLGPAGEPLLTVRRRRPSLHQRWEGFLGSRADGQKPLFSARRSSILGGAAAGAIVELLPPLSSSSGAPELLRVDGSFARRCCRVVAAPRAEGEKAKMVAEIKRKVDEGTRVVMGRDVFVLKVRPGFDAAFAMGIVLVLDQIAGDEVGADAGADVLDAKIW; the protein is encoded by the coding sequence ATGGCGATCGTGGGCGCCGAGTACTGCGACCCCGAGGAGCGCGTCCTGACGGTGCGCAAGACCTCGCACTTCTCCCCCGGCGACGGCTTCGCGGCCTACGACAGCCGCACGGGCGGGTTGGCCTTCCGCGCCGACACCTACGGCCGGGGCCACGGCGGGGGCGCGGCGTCGTCGGGCGAGCTCGCGCTGCTCGGACCGGCCGGGGAGCCGCTCCTCACcgttcgccggcggcgcccgtcGCTGCACCAGCGCTGGGAGGGCTTCCTGGGCTCCCGCGCCGACGGCCAGAAGCCGCTCTTCTCGGCCCGCCGGTCCTCcatcctcggcggcgccgcggcgggggccatCGTCGAGCTCCTCCCGCCGCTCTCCTCGTCGTCGGGCGCCCCCGAGCTGCTCCGCGTCGACGGATCCTTCGCGCGGCGGTGCTGCCGCGTGGTGGCGGCGCCCAGGGCCGAGGGGGAGAAGGCGAAGATGGTGGCGGAGATCAAGAGGAAGGTGGACGAGGGGACGCGGGTGGTCATGGGCAGGGACGTGTTCGTGCTCAAGGTGAGGCCCGGCTTCGACGCGGCCTTCGCCATGGGGATCGTGCTCGTGCTCGACCAGATCGCGGGCGACGAGGTCGGAGCCGACGCCGGAGCGGACGTCCTCGACGCCAAGATCTGGTGA
- the LOC106804355 gene encoding uncharacterized protein LOC106804355, with protein MTDLGNLHHFLGISITCSSQDLFLSQRQYALDLQHAGMAEYHSTVCLFMHDLRELHMALIKCILRYVKGMLSFGFHIGTGPIQSLTTYFDWAGCRNSRRSTSDFCVYLGDNLVSWSSKR; from the exons ATGACGGATCTTGGCaacctacaccacttcctcggCATCTCCATCACGTGTTCCTCCCAGGACCTGTTCTTGTCTCAGCGACAGTACGCCCTGGATCTTCAGCATGCTGGCATGGCTGAGTATCACTCTACA gtgtgcctcttcatgcatgacctaCGCGAGCTCCACATGGCCCTGATCAAGTGCATCCTACGCTATGTGAAGGGAATGCTCTCCTTCGGGTTTCACATCGGTACCGGCCCTATTCAGTCTCTAACTACCTACTTCGATTGGGCTGGCTGCCGGAACTCTAGACGCTCGACCTCCGACTTCTGCGTCTACCTCGGCGACAATTTGGtatcttggtcctccaagcgctAG